A single Silvibacterium dinghuense DNA region contains:
- a CDS encoding vitamin B12-dependent ribonucleotide reductase encodes MAEATKKTVATASTTVSDAGRAAASHALRFERFFSKENVSPYDEVHWEHRTAAITDASGKTIFEQKGVEVPVDWSMTATNIVASKYLHGQLDTPERETGVRQLVSRVAETVRDWGLNGGYFATAEDAAIFHDELAHLLVTQKAAFNSPVWFNVGCDRLEPNSDAQNWHWNQHTCAVEFSVTGYRKPQCSACFINAVEDSLDSILTLAKTEGMLFKWGSGTGTNLSTLRGSMELLSGGGTASGPLSFMRGFDAFAGVIKSGGKTRRAAKMVILNVDHPDIVDFVECKMKEEAKAWALMREGYDGSSGPDSEAYSSIFFQNANNSVRVNDEFMRAVEKDGEFSTKAVKDGAPVKSYKARDLMHKIAEATWQCGDPGMQYDTTINKWHTSKNTARIHASNPCSEYMFLDNSACNLASFNLLKFVTPAGTFDIEAYRTAIDIMITAMEILVDNSGYPTEMIGRNSHDYRPLGLGYANLGALLMAFGLPYDSDAGRDFAATLTAIMCGEAYLQSSRIAEKCPALASATPLTASTAHEGGACPGFYVNREPFLDVIRMHRAEVNHIGKSKTSAEPFVVPQLDALIVASKDCWDKALAHGEKHGYRNSQVTVLAPTGTIGFMMDCDTTGIEPDLALVKYKKLVGGGMIKIVNNTVPAALFKLGYNNDQVDVIVSYIDATGTIEGAPGIKPEHLAVFDCSFKPAKGTRSIHYMGHIKMMSATQPFLSGAISKTVNLPHDCTIDDIAEAYTESWRQGLKAVAIYRDGSKGAQPLNVSDGNKAKEIKKDGATVELNAAAERVLTALAFGKPAEVADLKTLEGKVAERIEVTAKSVIDATGAFAATISALSSGAVAGVATRSNPPSAQDQDVGAPPRAVRHRLPEERASLTHKFGLAGHEGYITVGLYPNGQPGEIFIKMAKEGSTVSGLMDSFATAISLALQHGVPLKVLCEKFAHSRFEPSGWTGNEQIGYAKSIMDYIFRWLQLRFLSGQQLSLFAGFVPAGAAPIAPEQHEPARGMGATSAPQGGLLPEVGSPAVRTSDKVEDRGVFHAADAMREMYDMGDAPSCHTCGAIMVRNGSCYRCMSCGSTSGCS; translated from the coding sequence ATGGCAGAGGCCACAAAAAAAACGGTAGCCACCGCTTCCACAACTGTCAGCGATGCGGGACGCGCAGCTGCGAGCCATGCGCTGCGCTTCGAGCGCTTTTTCTCCAAGGAGAATGTTTCGCCCTACGACGAGGTGCACTGGGAACACCGCACCGCAGCGATTACGGATGCTTCCGGCAAGACGATCTTCGAGCAGAAGGGCGTGGAGGTGCCGGTCGACTGGTCGATGACGGCGACCAATATCGTCGCCTCGAAGTATCTGCACGGCCAGCTCGACACGCCTGAGCGCGAGACCGGCGTTCGCCAGCTCGTAAGCCGCGTGGCCGAGACCGTTCGCGACTGGGGACTGAATGGCGGCTACTTCGCCACGGCGGAAGATGCAGCGATCTTTCACGACGAGCTCGCCCACCTGCTGGTGACGCAGAAGGCGGCCTTCAACTCGCCGGTGTGGTTCAACGTGGGGTGCGACCGGCTGGAGCCGAATTCCGACGCGCAGAACTGGCACTGGAACCAGCACACGTGTGCTGTTGAGTTTTCGGTGACCGGCTATCGCAAGCCGCAGTGCTCGGCCTGCTTCATCAATGCAGTCGAGGACTCGCTGGATTCGATCCTGACTCTGGCCAAGACCGAGGGCATGCTCTTCAAGTGGGGCTCGGGCACGGGCACCAATCTCTCCACGCTGCGCGGCTCGATGGAGCTGCTCTCGGGCGGCGGCACGGCCTCCGGTCCGCTGAGCTTCATGCGCGGCTTCGACGCCTTCGCTGGCGTCATCAAGTCCGGCGGCAAGACACGTCGCGCAGCGAAGATGGTGATCCTCAACGTCGACCATCCGGATATTGTCGATTTCGTCGAATGCAAGATGAAGGAAGAGGCCAAGGCCTGGGCGCTGATGCGCGAGGGCTACGACGGCTCGTCAGGCCCGGACTCCGAGGCTTACAGCTCGATCTTCTTCCAGAATGCGAACAACTCCGTGCGCGTCAACGACGAGTTCATGCGCGCAGTGGAGAAGGACGGCGAGTTCTCGACGAAGGCAGTGAAGGATGGCGCGCCGGTGAAGAGCTATAAGGCGCGCGATCTGATGCACAAGATTGCCGAAGCCACCTGGCAGTGCGGCGATCCGGGCATGCAGTACGACACCACCATCAACAAGTGGCACACGTCGAAGAACACGGCGCGCATCCATGCCTCGAATCCCTGCTCGGAGTACATGTTCCTCGATAACTCGGCCTGCAACCTGGCGAGCTTCAACCTGCTGAAATTTGTAACTCCGGCAGGCACATTCGATATCGAGGCGTATCGCACAGCGATCGACATCATGATTACGGCGATGGAGATTCTCGTCGATAACTCCGGTTATCCGACGGAGATGATCGGCCGCAACTCGCATGACTATCGTCCGCTGGGTCTCGGCTACGCAAACCTCGGTGCGCTGTTGATGGCCTTCGGCCTGCCGTATGACTCGGACGCGGGCCGCGACTTCGCCGCGACGCTCACTGCCATCATGTGCGGTGAGGCGTACCTGCAGTCTTCGCGCATTGCGGAGAAGTGCCCGGCGCTGGCCTCGGCCACGCCGCTGACGGCTTCCACCGCGCACGAAGGCGGAGCCTGCCCCGGCTTCTATGTCAACCGCGAGCCGTTCCTCGACGTCATCCGTATGCATCGCGCCGAAGTGAACCACATCGGCAAATCGAAGACGAGTGCCGAGCCTTTCGTTGTGCCCCAGCTCGACGCGCTCATCGTGGCCTCGAAGGATTGCTGGGACAAGGCGCTCGCGCACGGCGAGAAGCACGGCTATCGCAACTCGCAGGTGACGGTGCTTGCTCCGACGGGAACCATCGGCTTCATGATGGATTGCGACACCACCGGCATCGAGCCCGATCTTGCACTGGTGAAGTATAAGAAGCTGGTCGGCGGCGGCATGATCAAGATCGTGAACAACACGGTCCCGGCTGCGCTCTTCAAGCTCGGCTACAACAACGACCAGGTGGACGTGATCGTCAGCTACATCGATGCCACGGGAACCATTGAGGGTGCGCCCGGCATCAAGCCCGAGCATCTGGCCGTCTTCGATTGCTCGTTCAAGCCGGCCAAGGGCACGCGCTCGATTCACTACATGGGCCACATCAAGATGATGTCGGCCACGCAACCGTTTCTCTCGGGCGCGATCTCAAAGACCGTCAACCTGCCGCACGATTGCACGATCGACGACATCGCCGAGGCCTATACCGAGAGCTGGCGCCAGGGATTGAAGGCTGTCGCGATCTATCGCGATGGTTCGAAGGGCGCGCAGCCGCTCAATGTCTCCGACGGCAACAAGGCCAAGGAGATCAAGAAGGATGGCGCGACGGTGGAACTCAATGCCGCGGCCGAGCGTGTACTCACTGCGCTCGCCTTCGGCAAGCCGGCTGAGGTCGCTGACCTGAAGACGCTCGAAGGCAAGGTTGCCGAACGCATCGAGGTCACGGCGAAGTCGGTTATCGATGCGACCGGCGCCTTTGCCGCGACGATCAGCGCTCTTAGCAGTGGTGCGGTGGCAGGTGTTGCCACGCGAAGCAATCCGCCGTCTGCGCAGGACCAGGATGTGGGCGCGCCGCCGCGTGCGGTTCGTCATCGTCTGCCGGAAGAGCGTGCTTCGCTGACGCATAAGTTTGGTCTGGCCGGCCATGAAGGCTACATCACTGTCGGCCTCTATCCGAATGGGCAGCCGGGTGAGATCTTCATCAAGATGGCGAAGGAGGGCTCCACCGTATCGGGCCTGATGGATAGCTTTGCCACTGCTATTTCTCTCGCTCTCCAGCATGGAGTTCCGCTCAAAGTCCTGTGCGAGAAGTTCGCGCACTCGCGCTTTGAGCCATCGGGATGGACAGGCAACGAGCAGATCGGCTATGCGAAGTCGATCATGGACTATATCTTCCGCTGGCTGCAGTTGCGCTTCCTGTCAGGCCAGCAGTTGAGCCTCTTCGCCGGCTTTGTTCCAGCGGGAGCAGCGCCGATCGCGCCCGAGCAGCATGAGCCTGCGCGTGGTATGGGGGCGACCTCTGCGCCGCAGGGCGGCTTGCTGCCGGAAGTTGGTTCGCCTGCGGTGCGCACTTCGGACAAGGTTGAGGATCGTGGAGTCTTTCACGCAGCCGATGCCATGCGCGAGATGTATGACATGGGCGATGCGCCAAGCTGCCATACCTGCGGAGCCATTATGGTTCGCAATGGGAGTTGCTACCGCTGCATGAGCTGCGGATCTACTTCCGGCTGCAGCTAG
- a CDS encoding family 43 glycosylhydrolase produces the protein MKYAAMVLAVWIGLVTLGRAQVTVDTSVEFKLENVNSGLVLGISDISQTAGTDVVQWTDNGTTDHLWHFMPMGNGEYNIENMATHQVLGVSDASTADGAQIVQYADNGTADHLWTITQASDGNYLIQNVNSNKYLEVYDASTSTSATIDQWTSTGCTCQEWELVNTGTSPYPTPITVSGTGIYVHDPYMLQDPTTHFYWLYGTHQTIAYSTDGLKFTLTTESTPYGACTATEGGYWITDDSHCPIIGPDFSSWSGLQTPPSENNGENIDVWAPSLLYSGGTYYQYYSIPYEPSTGAEAIIGVATSTTPYGPWTDKGWVVSSWTSSSAVPSTNPWGFTAGTTYNAIDPAPFVDASGNWWMVFGSWQDGTHLVQLDPSTGLRLNSTMYTIASRSAGEEGPFIYYYNGYYYYFAPINVCCEGTSSTYRTIYGRSTSVTGPYYDRGGIALTAGGGTILVSTHGNVIGPGGGSVYTDTGTAGTSSKPTFVYHYYDGNNSGTPTLGINRIAFTSDGWPYLD, from the coding sequence ATGAAATACGCAGCAATGGTATTGGCGGTATGGATAGGGCTTGTGACGCTGGGGCGTGCGCAGGTCACTGTAGACACAAGCGTGGAATTCAAACTGGAGAACGTAAACAGCGGACTGGTGCTGGGCATTTCCGATATCAGCCAGACAGCGGGAACCGATGTGGTGCAGTGGACAGACAACGGTACAACCGATCATCTGTGGCACTTCATGCCGATGGGAAATGGCGAATACAACATCGAAAACATGGCGACACATCAGGTGCTGGGAGTGTCGGATGCCTCGACAGCGGACGGCGCACAGATTGTGCAGTACGCCGACAACGGCACAGCAGACCATTTGTGGACGATTACTCAGGCTTCCGACGGAAATTACCTGATCCAGAACGTGAACAGCAACAAGTATCTCGAGGTTTATGACGCGAGCACGTCAACAAGCGCCACAATCGACCAATGGACCTCAACCGGATGCACCTGCCAGGAGTGGGAGCTGGTGAATACGGGAACGAGCCCGTATCCGACGCCAATTACTGTGAGCGGCACAGGCATCTATGTCCATGATCCATACATGCTGCAGGATCCTACGACCCACTTCTACTGGCTGTACGGAACGCACCAGACGATTGCATATTCGACCGATGGGTTGAAGTTTACGCTGACAACCGAGAGCACACCCTATGGAGCATGCACGGCGACGGAAGGTGGATATTGGATTACGGACGACAGCCATTGTCCTATCATCGGGCCGGATTTTTCGTCATGGTCGGGACTGCAGACGCCGCCTTCCGAGAATAATGGCGAAAACATCGATGTGTGGGCGCCAAGTCTGCTGTACAGCGGTGGAACCTATTACCAGTACTATTCGATTCCGTATGAACCCTCTACGGGCGCGGAAGCGATTATAGGAGTGGCGACGAGCACGACGCCGTATGGACCCTGGACTGACAAAGGATGGGTGGTTTCGTCGTGGACAAGTTCAAGCGCGGTGCCATCGACGAATCCATGGGGTTTTACTGCTGGCACGACATACAACGCGATTGATCCGGCACCGTTTGTGGATGCGAGCGGCAACTGGTGGATGGTTTTTGGTTCATGGCAGGATGGCACACATCTGGTGCAGCTGGATCCGTCGACTGGACTGCGGCTGAACTCGACGATGTACACGATCGCCTCCCGCAGCGCCGGCGAAGAGGGGCCATTCATTTATTACTACAACGGCTACTATTACTACTTCGCTCCGATCAATGTCTGCTGTGAGGGAACGAGCAGCACATATCGCACGATCTATGGGCGGTCGACGAGCGTGACAGGGCCTTATTACGATCGCGGCGGTATAGCGTTGACGGCAGGCGGTGGCACCATCCTGGTGAGCACGCATGGGAATGTGATTGGCCCCGGAGGCGGGAGCGTCTATACGGATACCGGGACTGCCGGGACATCGAGCAAGCCTACGTTTGTCTATCACTACTACGATGGAAACAACAGCGGTACCCCGACACTTGGGATTAACCGGATTGCATTCACATCGGACGGCTGGCCCTACCTCGATTAA